TGAGGGTGAGGAAGAAGCCGCTCATGTCCAGGGCCGGGACGAAGGTGCCGACGATGCGCCCGGCCACGTCCAGTCCTCGCCGCTCCAGCAGACCCGTCACCCGGGAGTGGATCGCGTGCAGCTCCAACTGGGTCGTCGCGCCGAGGCCGTTGACCAACAGCAGTACGGAGCCGGTGGCTCCCGGCAGAGCGCCATTCCCTCATCTGTCTCCTGCTGCCTACGGCCGGCGGCGGTGCAGCTCGGCGAGCATCAGGGTCGGATCGTTTCCG
The nucleotide sequence above comes from Streptomyces sp. NBC_01716. Encoded proteins:
- a CDS encoding dihydroxyacetone kinase subunit DhaK; the protein is MPGATGSVLLLVNGLGATTQLELHAIHSRVTGLLERRGLDVAGRIVGTFVPALDMSGFFLTLTALRDDWHALAPTSAFPATESTR